A stretch of the Aminipila terrae genome encodes the following:
- a CDS encoding BlaI/MecI/CopY family transcriptional regulator has protein sequence MIQQISNSELELMKIIWKEGGKALYASIMSELKKEECEWKKNTVLTLLSRLVDKGFLTTSKIGRRNVYVALVSEEDYLTTQTKSFLEKVYEGNVRGLVSTLIQQDILSSDDLEELQTYWKEKLNE, from the coding sequence ATGATACAACAGATTTCCAATTCAGAATTGGAGCTTATGAAAATCATTTGGAAAGAGGGAGGAAAAGCATTATACGCCTCAATAATGAGTGAACTTAAAAAAGAGGAGTGTGAATGGAAAAAGAATACGGTTCTTACACTGTTATCCCGATTAGTTGATAAGGGATTTCTTACCACAAGCAAAATCGGAAGAAGAAATGTGTATGTTGCCTTGGTTTCTGAAGAAGACTATCTCACAACACAGACAAAGAGTTTTCTTGAAAAAGTGTATGAGGGAAATGTCAGAGGGCTTGTCTCTACTCTTATTCAACAGGATATTCTTTCTTCGGATGATTTGGAAGAATTACAGACATATTGGAAGGAGAAATTAAATGAATGA
- a CDS encoding M56 family metallopeptidase, translating to MNEILKVVFSLSLSGTILMTILFGLKPLYKHKMGKTWQYYIWLIVVVRMLLPFTPETTLIGSMFQHLEYRIQNTAEVTQPEKDTQSDFREEGAATTMEIENTQSKGKTASPEEYGIRGDLLLENLWVIWLAVALALLLRKITMYQSFVRYVWAGSVEVCDIDILNLLAESQEKLKIKKPIELYTNSLISSTILVGFLRPFIVIPNTEMKREEMQYIIKHELTHFKRLDIFYKWLVQLTICLHWFNPFVFFMGKEVNKCCELSCDEAVISSLDAREKVIYGNTLLSSLKLSGKYKDIHASIALTESAEQIKERLDAIMYYKKKSKWMIAMTIALTAFLCFSSTVCGAYARDYGASKTLPENKSSSYLSAPQIKENVPFDIVINADNCNIIVLQSTGKDFKYEYDKSLYNVSSKQQDDIFTINAKSLSKVANDSEGYTQDKRIRIYVPDYVYENIKIVGNYAGISVLPIDANIDLVNKNGAAGVYLGKGFSKKLNYYSSEGAGSIRLEEGMTDYSLKAKISSSSFAPGDDMWTYNHTRSYNYTSGNGSAVISLDIKKSSFSFVSYSGDETDIMKRLYDIVF from the coding sequence ATGAATGAAATATTAAAGGTTGTTTTCTCTTTGTCTCTTTCTGGCACGATTCTAATGACTATTTTGTTTGGTCTGAAACCACTTTATAAACACAAAATGGGTAAGACATGGCAATATTATATTTGGCTCATAGTAGTAGTCCGTATGTTACTTCCTTTTACACCGGAAACCACTCTTATTGGTTCAATGTTCCAGCACCTGGAATACCGAATCCAAAATACAGCAGAGGTCACACAGCCTGAGAAGGATACGCAATCTGATTTTAGGGAAGAGGGTGCTGCCACTACTATGGAAATAGAAAATACTCAGTCAAAGGGTAAAACGGCATCACCGGAAGAATATGGGATTAGAGGGGATCTGCTGCTTGAGAACCTGTGGGTTATCTGGTTAGCGGTGGCTCTGGCATTACTGTTGAGAAAAATTACCATGTATCAAAGCTTTGTGCGATATGTTTGGGCAGGGAGTGTAGAAGTATGTGATATTGATATTCTGAATTTATTGGCGGAAAGCCAAGAAAAGTTAAAGATAAAAAAGCCAATTGAATTATATACAAACTCCTTAATCTCTTCAACAATACTGGTTGGATTTTTACGCCCATTTATTGTTATCCCTAATACGGAAATGAAGCGAGAGGAAATGCAGTACATTATAAAGCATGAATTAACGCATTTTAAGCGCTTGGATATATTTTATAAATGGCTGGTTCAACTTACGATTTGCCTGCATTGGTTTAATCCCTTTGTCTTTTTTATGGGAAAGGAGGTTAACAAGTGCTGTGAGCTTTCATGCGATGAAGCGGTTATAAGCTCCTTGGATGCCCGTGAAAAGGTCATCTATGGAAATACTTTACTTTCATCTTTAAAATTATCCGGAAAATACAAGGATATCCATGCTTCTATTGCATTAACGGAAAGTGCGGAACAAATAAAAGAAAGGTTGGATGCAATTATGTATTATAAGAAAAAATCTAAATGGATGATAGCAATGACCATTGCTTTAACTGCTTTTTTATGCTTTAGTTCGACGGTTTGCGGAGCCTATGCAAGGGATTATGGTGCTTCTAAAACATTGCCAGAGAACAAGAGTTCTAGTTACCTTTCTGCACCGCAGATAAAAGAAAATGTACCTTTTGACATCGTTATTAATGCTGATAACTGCAATATAATTGTCTTACAGTCCACGGGTAAGGATTTTAAATATGAGTATGACAAGTCATTGTATAATGTCAGTTCAAAACAACAGGATGATATATTTACGATAAATGCAAAGTCTTTATCTAAGGTAGCCAATGATTCGGAAGGATACACGCAGGATAAAAGAATCCGTATATATGTGCCAGATTACGTTTATGAAAATATAAAGATTGTTGGAAACTATGCCGGTATTTCGGTGCTTCCAATAGATGCAAATATTGACTTGGTAAACAAAAATGGAGCGGCAGGCGTTTACTTGGGAAAAGGATTTTCTAAGAAGCTAAATTATTACAGTAGCGAAGGCGCCGGTTCTATCAGACTTGAAGAAGGAATGACGGATTACAGCCTCAAGGCTAAAATCAGCAGCAGTTCATTTGCGCCTGGGGATGATATGTGGACTTATAATCATACGCGTTCCTATAACTATACATCCGGAAACGGTTCGGCTGTCATAAGTCTGGATATAAAAAAGAGTTCATTTTCCTTTGTTAGTTACTCCGGTGATGAAACGGATATAATGAAAAGACTGTATGATATTGTATTCTAA
- a CDS encoding RNA methyltransferase produces the protein MKMYSLFIAQIKQKHGIIEPVNYNKPKSENAKQPKCSPEKERAITEALKFLV, from the coding sequence TTGAAAATGTATTCCCTCTTTATTGCCCAGATTAAGCAGAAACACGGGATTATTGAGCCAGTGAATTACAATAAACCAAAGTCTGAAAATGCCAAACAGCCGAAATGCTCACCTGAAAAGGAACGGGCAATCACGGAAGCATTGAAGTTTTTGGTATGA
- a CDS encoding BRO family protein, producing MDGNNEIQLFEDKRIRTAWDKEEQEWYFSVVDVVSILTEQATPRSASTYWAVLKKRLIEEGTQLLTNCKQLKMKAADGKNRLTDVANTEQLLRILQSIPSPKAEPFKMWLAQVGRERIEETIDPELTIERALSTYLKKGYTREWINQRLQAIQVRKELTDEWDDRGVKQGQEYAILTDEITRAWSDMTTRQYKQLKGLKKENLRDNMSTLELVLNMLAEATTTEISKTTEPKTFEENKQVARRGGRIAGNARKEIEADTGKPVITNKNAIDFSRLIADVIENSDNDDK from the coding sequence ATGGATGGAAATAATGAGATTCAACTATTTGAAGATAAGCGTATTCGTACAGCTTGGGATAAAGAGGAGCAGGAGTGGTACTTTTCTGTGGTGGATGTAGTATCAATTCTGACTGAACAAGCAACGCCTAGAAGTGCGAGTACCTATTGGGCTGTCTTGAAAAAACGACTAATTGAAGAAGGTACTCAACTGCTTACAAATTGTAAGCAGTTGAAAATGAAAGCGGCGGATGGGAAAAATCGATTGACGGATGTTGCAAATACTGAACAACTTTTACGCATTTTACAGTCCATTCCGTCACCGAAAGCTGAACCATTCAAAATGTGGCTTGCTCAGGTTGGCCGTGAGCGAATAGAAGAAACAATTGATCCAGAACTCACCATAGAACGTGCCCTTTCTACATATCTGAAAAAAGGATATACTCGTGAATGGATTAATCAGCGATTGCAGGCAATTCAGGTACGTAAAGAGCTTACTGATGAGTGGGATGACCGTGGCGTAAAGCAAGGGCAAGAATACGCTATATTGACAGATGAAATTACAAGAGCATGGTCTGATATGACGACTAGGCAGTATAAACAACTCAAAGGGTTGAAAAAGGAAAATCTTCGCGATAACATGTCAACATTGGAATTGGTTCTGAATATGCTTGCTGAGGCCACCACAACCGAAATTTCTAAGACAACAGAACCGAAAACCTTCGAAGAAAATAAGCAGGTAGCACGGCGTGGCGGTCGAATTGCAGGAAATGCACGAAAAGAAATTGAAGCTGATACAGGGAAGCCTGTCATAACTAACAAAAACGCTATTGATTTCTCTCGGCTTATTGCTGATGTCATTGAGAATTCTGATAATGATGATAAATAG
- a CDS encoding C39 family peptidase, whose translation MKVSVCTQAKDNWCGAATANQVITYINGSSPSQEKIAEAFGIKNNSNGTDLATIKSYIKKQTGAVYETYSNPSEDYLFVAIPSAVLGKKPPILRMKVLTAYGFPYDIKSSGHFMNASGYRDYGSEILVTDPAVENKVPSNTTGKYYVPVKTIYKGTSNHFAKEIAF comes from the coding sequence ATGAAAGTTTCAGTGTGTACACAAGCCAAAGACAACTGGTGTGGAGCCGCAACAGCAAATCAGGTAATAACATACATAAATGGAAGCTCTCCGTCTCAAGAAAAAATAGCAGAGGCATTTGGAATTAAAAATAACAGCAACGGTACAGATTTGGCAACTATAAAAAGTTACATTAAGAAACAAACAGGAGCAGTATATGAGACATATTCCAATCCTAGCGAAGATTATCTGTTTGTGGCAATACCGTCAGCTGTGTTAGGAAAAAAACCTCCTATACTAAGAATGAAAGTCTTAACAGCATACGGATTTCCATACGACATAAAGTCCTCAGGGCATTTTATGAATGCAAGTGGTTATAGAGATTATGGCTCAGAGATTTTAGTAACTGACCCCGCTGTCGAAAATAAGGTTCCTAGCAATACTACTGGCAAATATTATGTTCCAGTAAAAACAATCTATAAGGGAACATCTAATCATTTTGCAAAAGAAATAGCTTTTTAA
- a CDS encoding dimethylarginine dimethylaminohydrolase family protein, whose protein sequence is MFTKAITKKPCKALIDGISTAQFVVAGEKPDYELSARQHDKYVEILESLGLEVLDLEADERYPDSCFTEDPAVVMERCAVITNPARDSRNGEKEEILPAIRKFYSDDQIFHIEAPGTMEGGDVMRVGDHFYIGQSDRTNAEGARQFNEIVTRFGYTSSTVPVTEGLHLKDFAIYLENNNMLVTETVDKLEAFKDFNRFVVAPDELYAINSLYINGTVLVPEGYPKTLKIIEDLGYPVRLVDTSEFKKIDGSLTCLSLRF, encoded by the coding sequence ATGTTTACAAAAGCCATTACCAAGAAACCTTGCAAAGCATTAATCGACGGAATATCTACAGCTCAATTCGTAGTAGCAGGCGAAAAGCCAGACTATGAATTGTCCGCCAGACAGCATGATAAATACGTTGAGATTCTTGAATCTCTAGGATTAGAAGTTCTAGATTTAGAAGCAGATGAGCGTTACCCTGACTCATGTTTTACAGAAGACCCAGCCGTTGTTATGGAGCGTTGTGCAGTGATCACAAACCCTGCAAGGGACTCCCGCAATGGCGAAAAGGAAGAAATCCTTCCAGCTATTCGTAAGTTCTACTCTGATGACCAGATTTTTCACATCGAAGCTCCAGGAACAATGGAAGGCGGTGATGTAATGCGTGTAGGAGATCACTTCTACATTGGTCAGAGCGACAGAACAAACGCAGAAGGCGCCCGCCAGTTCAACGAAATAGTTACAAGGTTTGGCTACACTTCATCCACAGTACCTGTAACAGAAGGCCTTCATCTAAAGGATTTCGCAATCTACCTTGAAAACAACAATATGCTTGTTACAGAAACCGTTGACAAGCTAGAAGCTTTTAAAGACTTTAACCGCTTCGTTGTAGCCCCTGACGAACTTTACGCAATCAACAGTCTGTACATTAACGGTACAGTGCTTGTTCCTGAAGGATATCCTAAGACTCTTAAAATCATCGAGGACCTAGGCTACCCTGTAAGGCTAGTTGATACAAGTGAGTTCAAGAAAATTGACGGCAGCCTCACTTGCTTGTCACTAAGATTCTGA
- the rlmD gene encoding 23S rRNA (uracil(1939)-C(5))-methyltransferase RlmD, which translates to MEICKHDQFCGGCIHQGIPYEKQVEMKGKEVIRLLDAKDVVCEKFLGIEGSPKQYAYRNKMEYTFGDQVKDGEMTLGMHQKGRFMSIVTVDECQLVDPDFNLVLKTVLEFCNEQGYNFYHKKSHEGLMRNLIIRKGERTKELLVNVVTSSQVEFDESAFVNCIRKLKLNNNLVGVLRTINDGIADAVNCDELKVLWGRDYYMEKIMGLDFKVSAFSFFQTNIEAVERLYTEALALIENLEGKTVYDLFCGTGTITQALALKAKKAIGVELVEEAVEAAKINAELNGLDNCQFLAGDVFDVLDHIDEKPDVIVVDPPRMGIQNKSLSKIVDYGVKQIVYISCNPKTLAENLQFMQLYGYEVKSLKAYDNFPMTKHTEVVCLLEKR; encoded by the coding sequence ATGGAAATATGTAAGCATGACCAATTTTGTGGAGGATGTATCCATCAGGGTATACCCTATGAAAAACAGGTGGAAATGAAGGGTAAAGAAGTCATCCGTTTGCTTGATGCAAAAGATGTAGTTTGTGAAAAGTTTTTAGGCATTGAGGGCAGCCCAAAACAGTATGCCTATAGAAATAAGATGGAATACACCTTTGGAGATCAGGTTAAAGATGGTGAAATGACTTTGGGAATGCATCAAAAGGGCAGATTTATGTCCATTGTTACAGTGGATGAATGCCAGCTTGTGGACCCTGATTTTAATCTGGTGTTAAAAACTGTTTTGGAATTTTGTAATGAGCAAGGCTATAACTTTTATCATAAGAAAAGCCATGAGGGATTGATGAGAAATCTCATCATCCGAAAAGGGGAGCGAACCAAAGAATTACTTGTAAACGTGGTTACTTCATCTCAGGTAGAATTTGATGAATCAGCTTTTGTGAATTGTATTCGTAAGCTTAAATTGAATAATAATCTGGTTGGGGTTCTTCGGACTATCAATGACGGCATTGCTGACGCAGTAAACTGTGATGAATTAAAAGTGCTCTGGGGACGTGACTATTATATGGAAAAAATAATGGGTTTGGACTTTAAAGTGAGTGCATTCTCTTTTTTCCAGACAAACATTGAAGCCGTGGAACGTCTGTATACAGAGGCTCTTGCACTAATTGAAAACCTTGAGGGAAAGACCGTTTATGATTTGTTCTGCGGAACAGGAACTATCACTCAGGCCCTGGCACTAAAAGCTAAAAAGGCCATCGGAGTTGAACTGGTAGAAGAAGCTGTAGAGGCAGCAAAAATAAACGCGGAATTGAATGGCCTTGATAACTGCCAGTTCCTTGCAGGAGATGTTTTTGACGTGCTGGATCATATTGATGAAAAACCAGACGTAATAGTAGTTGATCCTCCAAGAATGGGAATTCAGAATAAGTCACTAAGTAAGATTGTAGATTATGGAGTGAAGCAGATTGTCTATATATCCTGCAATCCAAAAACGCTGGCAGAGAATTTACAGTTTATGCAGCTGTATGGATATGAAGTGAAATCCTTGAAGGCATATGATAACTTCCCTATGACGAAACACACGGAGGTAGTTTGCTTGCTGGAGAAGAGGTAA
- a CDS encoding DUF6061 family protein gives MHCGIGGSWQYIYQWSELDYLIYNAPLAYADQILNGDPETYFKTVTEFTDLD, from the coding sequence ATCCACTGTGGCATAGGAGGAAGTTGGCAATACATATATCAGTGGTCAGAGCTGGATTATTTGATTTATAATGCCCCGTTGGCTTACGCAGACCAAATTTTGAACGGAGATCCAGAGACGTATTTCAAAACTGTAACGGAATTTACAGATTTAGACTAA
- a CDS encoding helix-turn-helix transcriptional regulator translates to MKKSERLHDLMIYLNGKNSFNLKDVINKYQISKSTALRDIQSLESIGMPIYSQQGRNGYYGILPNRLLSPIVFTIDEMYALYFAMLTLNDYQTTPFHLSTTALKNKFELCLSDVKKNQLRKMESILQMGGIKHFNESKFLKDILAFSIDNKVCEVEYTKNSATQTFYVQFFNISSSFGQWYTTAFNFQSEKPIVFRCDKISSIMESTHYIAKNLLEFDTSSFEFFKSTDAIDFRVEITQKGVDKFYKENYPSMKLEMIDSRFYINGYYNQGEEDFIANYLVSYGKQILSISPEELKSSITNTIRELDSYYLSVI, encoded by the coding sequence ATGAAAAAATCTGAACGCTTACATGATCTGATGATCTATTTGAATGGTAAAAATTCATTCAACCTAAAGGATGTTATTAATAAATATCAAATCTCAAAAAGTACAGCTTTGCGAGATATACAGTCACTTGAATCAATTGGAATGCCCATATACTCACAGCAAGGTAGAAACGGGTATTATGGCATACTCCCTAATCGATTGTTGTCACCCATTGTTTTCACCATTGACGAGATGTATGCACTCTACTTTGCTATGCTAACCCTTAATGATTATCAAACGACTCCTTTTCACTTATCTACAACTGCGCTGAAAAATAAGTTTGAATTGTGCTTATCCGATGTGAAAAAGAATCAGCTCCGGAAAATGGAAAGCATACTACAAATGGGTGGCATCAAGCATTTTAATGAAAGTAAATTCTTAAAAGATATCTTAGCATTTTCAATTGATAACAAGGTGTGCGAAGTTGAATACACCAAAAATTCTGCTACTCAGACATTTTATGTACAGTTCTTCAATATTTCTTCTTCATTTGGCCAATGGTACACAACCGCTTTCAATTTTCAATCAGAGAAACCGATTGTCTTTCGTTGCGATAAAATATCGTCCATAATGGAATCCACACATTATATTGCCAAAAATTTATTAGAGTTTGATACGTCAAGTTTTGAGTTCTTCAAAAGTACTGATGCAATTGATTTTAGGGTGGAAATCACACAAAAAGGCGTTGATAAGTTTTATAAAGAAAACTATCCGTCAATGAAACTAGAAATGATCGATAGTCGATTTTACATCAACGGTTATTACAATCAAGGAGAAGAAGATTTCATTGCAAATTACCTTGTCTCTTATGGCAAACAGATACTTTCAATATCCCCAGAAGAATTAAAAAGCAGCATTACAAATACCATAAGGGAGCTTGACTCTTATTATCTATCGGTAATCTAA
- a CDS encoding helix-turn-helix domain-containing protein, whose product MDVDRTPTYLYNDYIGDTTTDDGGDNMISKNPNELHGKIFELRKLNGYTQQYVADYLDIDKSTYAHYEAGRRTPDVKKLKKLAELYNLEDELLGSTFPIEASAIYPIEMLDNLQEVINECKPHSGDYYADNIEFKKLREALKPIMQIRDEALDLPDIKICDLPSNTTVKRVYLDMRAESLIKRCLDKQSEVMNWK is encoded by the coding sequence ATGGATGTTGACAGAACGCCAACTTATCTGTATAATGATTATATTGGCGATACGACAACCGATGATGGAGGTGATAATATGATTAGTAAAAATCCAAATGAATTGCACGGAAAAATATTTGAACTGAGAAAGCTTAATGGCTACACTCAACAGTATGTAGCTGATTATCTTGACATAGATAAATCAACCTATGCTCATTATGAAGCAGGAAGAAGAACGCCTGATGTTAAAAAGTTAAAAAAACTAGCAGAGCTATATAATTTAGAAGATGAGTTATTAGGTTCAACATTTCCTATTGAAGCGAGTGCAATTTATCCAATAGAAATGCTTGATAATTTACAAGAGGTTATCAATGAATGTAAGCCACATTCTGGTGATTATTATGCCGATAACATTGAATTTAAAAAATTGAGGGAGGCTTTAAAACCTATAATGCAAATCAGGGATGAAGCATTAGATCTTCCAGATATTAAAATTTGCGACTTACCATCGAATACCACAGTTAAGCGTGTATATTTAGATATGCGAGCAGAGTCATTGATTAAAAGATGTTTGGATAAGCAAAGTGAAGTAATGAACTGGAAATAA
- a CDS encoding pyridoxamine 5'-phosphate oxidase family protein, with protein sequence MNVEKEFYRMMATQTEIALATCIASVPNVRIVNFIFDEEKKLIYFSTFGDNEKVKEFETNNEIAFTTIPHMGNEHVRARGVVRKSERTIFHLAEVFSKKITGYADTIEQVGEYLVLYEISFTSANVILNFESADVIEL encoded by the coding sequence ATGAATGTAGAAAAAGAATTTTATAGAATGATGGCCACACAGACGGAAATTGCTCTTGCAACATGTATAGCGAGCGTTCCAAATGTAAGAATTGTAAATTTTATATTTGATGAAGAAAAGAAATTGATTTACTTCTCGACATTTGGAGACAACGAAAAGGTTAAAGAATTTGAAACTAATAATGAAATTGCATTTACTACAATACCCCATATGGGTAATGAACATGTTCGAGCAAGAGGGGTGGTTAGAAAAAGCGAAAGGACAATTTTCCATCTAGCAGAAGTATTCAGCAAAAAAATAACAGGTTATGCTGATACAATTGAACAGGTAGGTGAGTATCTAGTTTTATATGAAATAAGTTTTACAAGCGCAAATGTGATACTGAATTTTGAAAGTGCAGATGTCATTGAATTGTAA